A region of Silurus meridionalis isolate SWU-2019-XX chromosome 15, ASM1480568v1, whole genome shotgun sequence DNA encodes the following proteins:
- the cast gene encoding calpastatin isoform X7, whose product MGQFISWLRGTQESSGLEDVTIEEQSQPKQPTSTPSVPASTVKPAQYEKEATSSVSAGVAAKPATTTASAVKTTASTHSTSTESTKAASSVTNVGASTGAKVSGGVTTTTGASKATTTAGSSKVTTQSTTVSSSKPEPSKVTSTVTKPTATTVVSASTGQKVKSEVSAKASTTEKKMPAAQPEKPKEVSKPLTLDEAVDSLSAGFVSSSKPEIKHETVAAVQTQKSHAPAPPSQKKQDVSVPASLSPAPPADKKPKIEKPTTAAAQDVKPKSEEKKVSVDKPQQVPKADSMSLDALDALGDMLPEAKPVPESPKLRPDQIVDEKKLVSEKGVRVGERDDTLPPEYRFKEDKDKKPAPPPKQPSMDTTQALDLLSGDFTDATVAPAVHTPVPPKAQAKKPQLEDLSALDALEGDFVAPTQAKKVSSGVLPVPTPATKSTTSPSNQADSGMSLEALDALGETLPEAKPVPESPKLRPDQIVKEANLTSEKGVRVGERDDTLPPDYRFPKDDKKTQPPPPKKEPSLDPADALDILSGDFSCSAAAAPVVQTSVSKSTPRTDSSADFALEELAGDFVAPTSASKVCSSAASAPTSTDKQPDSGMSLEALDALGETLPEAKQVPESPKLRPDQIVKEANVTSEKGVFVGERDDTLPPDYRFPKDDNKTQPPPPKKEPSLDPADALDILSGDFSCSVAAPVVQTPAQSSADFDLEELAGDFVAPKTASKVCSAASAPAVDRQLSEGTASAMDALSDTLKDISPAPEPAPVPLKDIVKEKKVVEERVHKTGERDDSLPPEYRPTEADIKAAAEAKAKAASAAKQNSLDDAQALDLLSGDFVSGPVTPPTVQCQASPVKTSSSQKESGPVLDKLAATLLPEDFPHTKPSDSKPKGKGGKSKKSASKKPAAAAAAAAAVPETLPGKPSRDVVSSSPAKKGGKS is encoded by the exons ATGGGACAGTTTATTAGCTGGTTACGAGGAACACAGGAATCTTCAGGCCTGGAGGATGTCACCATAGAAGAACAG TCTCAGCCTAAACAGCCCACTTCCACCCCATCCGTGCCGGCTTCCACAGTGAAACCTGCACAATATGAG AAAGAGGCTACATCATCAGTCTCTGCCGGTGTGGCTGCAAAGCCCGCAACCACCACAGCCTCTGCAGTCAAAACTACTGCCAGTACCCATTCTACATCCACTGAATCTACTAAAGCTGCCAGCTCAGTGACCAATGTAGGAGCTTCTACAGGAGCTAAAGTTAGTGGAGGAGTAACCACCACAACTGGAGCTTCTAAAGCAACCACCACTGCAGGATCTTCTAAAGTGACAACACAG AGCACCACAGTTTCATCGTCCAAGCCGGAACCATCTAAGGTGACCTCTACAGTAACAAAGCCCACGGCTACCACTGTTGTTTCTGCATCCACTGGCCAAAAG GTGAAGTCAGAGGTTTCTGCCAAGGCCAGCACTACG GAAAAGAAGATGCCTGCTGCACAACCTGAGAAGCCTAAGGAAGTTTCCAAG CCCCTAACATTGGATGAAGCTGTGGATTCACTCTCTGCTGGATTTGTATCATCATCCAAACCAGAAATA aaacatgAAACTGTGGCTGCTGTTCAAACCCAGAAAAGCCATGCCCCTGCTCCTCCATCTCAGAAA AAACAAGATGTTTCAGTACCTGCAAGTCTTtctcctgctcctcctgctGACAAGAAACCAAAGATAGAGAAG CCCACAACTGCAGCCGCTCAGGATGTCAAACCCAAGAGTGAG gaaaaaaaggtttctgtGGATAAGCCACAGCAAGTCCCCAAG GCGGACTCCATGTCTCTGGATGCTCTCGATGCCCTAGGTGACATGTTACCTGAAGCGAAACCAGTTCCCGAGTCCCCAAAACTGAGACCAGACCAAATTGTTGAT GAGAAGAAGCTGGTGTCAGAGAAAGGTGTGCGTGTGGGTGAGAGAGACGACACACTGCCACCGGAGTACAGGTTCAAGGAGGACAAGGACAAGAAGCCGGCTCCTCCACCAAAACAG CCCTCAATGGACACCACCCAAGCTCTGGATCTTCTGTCTGGTGATTTCACTGATGCCACTGTAGCTCCTGCTGTCCACACCCCTGTTCCTCCTAAAGCCCAAGCTAAGAAG CCCCAATTAGAGGATCTTTCAGCCCTTGATGCTTTGGAAGGGGATTTTGTGGCTCCTACTCAAGCCAAAAAG GTCTCTTCTGGAGTACTTCCTGTCCCAACACCAGCCACTAAAAGCACTACATCCCCCTCTAACCAG GCAGACTCAGGCATGTCTCTGGAGGCCCTCGATGCCCTCGGAGAAACACTTCCTGAAGCAAAACCAGTTCCCGAATCCCCAAAACTTAGACCTGATCAAATTGTTAAA GAGGCTAATCTAACCTCGGAGAAAGGTGTACGTGTGGGTGAAAGAGACGACACACTCCCTCCGGATTACAGATTCCCGAAGGACGACAAGAAAACACAGCCTCCACCCCCAAAGAAAGAG CCCTCACTGGACCCTGCTGATGCTCTGGATATTCTTTCCGGAGATTTCTCCtgctcagcagcagcagcacctgTAGTCCAGACCTCTGTTTCTAAATCGACTCCTCGAACAGAT aGCTCAGCAGACTTTGCTCTCGAGGAACTTGCTGGTGATTTTGTGGCTCCTACTAGTGCATCCAAAGTCTGTTCTTCTGCTGCTTCTGCTCCCACTTCAACTGACAAACAG CCTGACTCAGGCATGTCTCTGGAGGCCCTTGACGCTCTTGGAGAAACACTTCCCGAAGCAAAACAGGTTCCCGAGTCCCCAAAACTCAGACCTGATCAAATTGTCAAA GAGGCTAATGTAACCTCGGAGAAAGGTGTATTTGTGGGTGAGAGAGACGACACACTTCCTCCGGATTACAGATTCCCGAAGGACGACAACAAAACACAGCCTCCACCCCCAAAGAAAGAG CCCTCACTGGACCCTGCTGATGCTCTGGATATTCTTTCCGGAGATTTCTCCTGCTCGGTGGCGGCACCAGTAGTCCAAACTCCTGCTCAGAGCTCAGCAGATTTTGATCTCGAAGAACTTGCGGGTGATTTTGTGGCTCCCAAGACTGCATCTaaagtctgttctgctgctTCTGCTCCTGCTGTGGACAGACAG CTGTCAGAAGGCACCGCATCGGCAATGGACGCGCTCTCAGATACTCTGAAGGACATCAGTCCAGCGCCTGAACCCGCACCAGTACCTCTTAAAGATATCGTTAAG GAGAAGAAGGTGGTGGAGGAGAGGGTGCATAAGACTGGTGAGAGGGACGACTCATTACCCCCTGAGTATCGACCCACAGAGGCAGATATCAAG GCTGCAGCAGAAGCCAAAGCCAAAGCAGCATCTGCAGCTAAGCAg AACTCACTGGATGACGCCCAAGCCCTTGACCTTCTGTCCGGTGACTTTGTTTCCGGTCCCGTGACTCCACCCACCGTTCAGTGTCAGGCTTCTCCTGTAAAGACATCCTCCAGCCAGAAG GAGTCAGGTCCAGTTTTGGATAAATTGGCAGCCACACTGCTCCCAGAAGATTTCCCTCACACCAAACCAAGTGACAGCAAACCAAAG GGTAAAGGTGGAAAGTCAAAAAAATCTGCATCAAAG AAAcccgcagcagcagcagcagcagcagcagcagtccCGGAAACCCTCCCAGGCAAGCCGAGCAGAGACGTAGTGTCCTCATCCCCTGCAAAGAAAGGCGGGAAGAGCTAG
- the cast gene encoding calpastatin isoform X3 has protein sequence MGQFISWLRGTQESSGLEDVTIEEQSQPKQPTSTPSVPASTVKPAQYEKEATSSVSAGVAAKPATTTASAVKTTASTHSTSTESTKAASSVTNVGASTGAKVSGGVTTTTGASKATTTAGSSKVTTQSTTVSSSKPEPSKVTSTVTKPTATTVVSASTGQKVKSEVSAKASTTAPDVDPFDTLAGTLPSANPPKSPQFTGPEVTEPNLTSVVAPRCGDRDDTLPPGYRLKDMEKKMPAAQPEKPKEVSKPLTLDEAVDSLSAGFVSSSKPEIKHETVAAVQTQKSHAPAPPSQKKQDVSVPASLSPAPPADKKPKIEKPTTAAAQDVKPKSEEKKVSVDKPQQVPKADSMSLDALDALGDMLPEAKPVPESPKLRPDQIVDEKKLVSEKGVRVGERDDTLPPEYRFKEDKDKKPAPPPKQPSMDTTQALDLLSGDFTDATVAPAVHTPVPPKAQAKKPQLEDLSALDALEGDFVAPTQAKKVSSGVLPVPTPATKSTTSPSNQADSGMSLEALDALGETLPEAKPVPESPKLRPDQIVKEANLTSEKGVRVGERDDTLPPDYRFPKDDKKTQPPPPKKEPSLDPADALDILSGDFSCSAAAAPVVQTSVSKSTPRTDSSADFALEELAGDFVAPTSASKVCSSAASAPTSTDKQPDSGMSLEALDALGETLPEAKQVPESPKLRPDQIVKEANVTSEKGVFVGERDDTLPPDYRFPKDDNKTQPPPPKKEPSLDPADALDILSGDFSCSVAAPVVQTPAQSSADFDLEELAGDFVAPKTASKVCSAASAPAVDRQLSEGTASAMDALSDTLKDISPAPEPAPVPLKDIVKEKKVVEERVHKTGERDDSLPPEYRPTEADIKAAAEAKAKAASAAKQNSLDDAQALDLLSGDFVSGPVTPPTVQCQASPVKTSSSQKESGPVLDKLAATLLPEDFPHTKPSDSKPKKPAAAAAAAAAVPETLPGKPSRDVVSSSPAKKGGKS, from the exons ATGGGACAGTTTATTAGCTGGTTACGAGGAACACAGGAATCTTCAGGCCTGGAGGATGTCACCATAGAAGAACAG TCTCAGCCTAAACAGCCCACTTCCACCCCATCCGTGCCGGCTTCCACAGTGAAACCTGCACAATATGAG AAAGAGGCTACATCATCAGTCTCTGCCGGTGTGGCTGCAAAGCCCGCAACCACCACAGCCTCTGCAGTCAAAACTACTGCCAGTACCCATTCTACATCCACTGAATCTACTAAAGCTGCCAGCTCAGTGACCAATGTAGGAGCTTCTACAGGAGCTAAAGTTAGTGGAGGAGTAACCACCACAACTGGAGCTTCTAAAGCAACCACCACTGCAGGATCTTCTAAAGTGACAACACAG AGCACCACAGTTTCATCGTCCAAGCCGGAACCATCTAAGGTGACCTCTACAGTAACAAAGCCCACGGCTACCACTGTTGTTTCTGCATCCACTGGCCAAAAG GTGAAGTCAGAGGTTTCTGCCAAGGCCAGCACTACG GCGCCTGATGTAGATCCTTTTGACACCTTGGCTGGCACTTTGCCATCTGCAAACCCTCCAAAAAGTCCTCAGTTCACTGGGCCTGAAGTTACAGAG CCAAACCTAACCTCAGTAGTGGCACCACGTTGTGGAGACAGAGATGACACGCTTCCACCTGGATACAGGCTGAAAGACATG GAAAAGAAGATGCCTGCTGCACAACCTGAGAAGCCTAAGGAAGTTTCCAAG CCCCTAACATTGGATGAAGCTGTGGATTCACTCTCTGCTGGATTTGTATCATCATCCAAACCAGAAATA aaacatgAAACTGTGGCTGCTGTTCAAACCCAGAAAAGCCATGCCCCTGCTCCTCCATCTCAGAAA AAACAAGATGTTTCAGTACCTGCAAGTCTTtctcctgctcctcctgctGACAAGAAACCAAAGATAGAGAAG CCCACAACTGCAGCCGCTCAGGATGTCAAACCCAAGAGTGAG gaaaaaaaggtttctgtGGATAAGCCACAGCAAGTCCCCAAG GCGGACTCCATGTCTCTGGATGCTCTCGATGCCCTAGGTGACATGTTACCTGAAGCGAAACCAGTTCCCGAGTCCCCAAAACTGAGACCAGACCAAATTGTTGAT GAGAAGAAGCTGGTGTCAGAGAAAGGTGTGCGTGTGGGTGAGAGAGACGACACACTGCCACCGGAGTACAGGTTCAAGGAGGACAAGGACAAGAAGCCGGCTCCTCCACCAAAACAG CCCTCAATGGACACCACCCAAGCTCTGGATCTTCTGTCTGGTGATTTCACTGATGCCACTGTAGCTCCTGCTGTCCACACCCCTGTTCCTCCTAAAGCCCAAGCTAAGAAG CCCCAATTAGAGGATCTTTCAGCCCTTGATGCTTTGGAAGGGGATTTTGTGGCTCCTACTCAAGCCAAAAAG GTCTCTTCTGGAGTACTTCCTGTCCCAACACCAGCCACTAAAAGCACTACATCCCCCTCTAACCAG GCAGACTCAGGCATGTCTCTGGAGGCCCTCGATGCCCTCGGAGAAACACTTCCTGAAGCAAAACCAGTTCCCGAATCCCCAAAACTTAGACCTGATCAAATTGTTAAA GAGGCTAATCTAACCTCGGAGAAAGGTGTACGTGTGGGTGAAAGAGACGACACACTCCCTCCGGATTACAGATTCCCGAAGGACGACAAGAAAACACAGCCTCCACCCCCAAAGAAAGAG CCCTCACTGGACCCTGCTGATGCTCTGGATATTCTTTCCGGAGATTTCTCCtgctcagcagcagcagcacctgTAGTCCAGACCTCTGTTTCTAAATCGACTCCTCGAACAGAT aGCTCAGCAGACTTTGCTCTCGAGGAACTTGCTGGTGATTTTGTGGCTCCTACTAGTGCATCCAAAGTCTGTTCTTCTGCTGCTTCTGCTCCCACTTCAACTGACAAACAG CCTGACTCAGGCATGTCTCTGGAGGCCCTTGACGCTCTTGGAGAAACACTTCCCGAAGCAAAACAGGTTCCCGAGTCCCCAAAACTCAGACCTGATCAAATTGTCAAA GAGGCTAATGTAACCTCGGAGAAAGGTGTATTTGTGGGTGAGAGAGACGACACACTTCCTCCGGATTACAGATTCCCGAAGGACGACAACAAAACACAGCCTCCACCCCCAAAGAAAGAG CCCTCACTGGACCCTGCTGATGCTCTGGATATTCTTTCCGGAGATTTCTCCTGCTCGGTGGCGGCACCAGTAGTCCAAACTCCTGCTCAGAGCTCAGCAGATTTTGATCTCGAAGAACTTGCGGGTGATTTTGTGGCTCCCAAGACTGCATCTaaagtctgttctgctgctTCTGCTCCTGCTGTGGACAGACAG CTGTCAGAAGGCACCGCATCGGCAATGGACGCGCTCTCAGATACTCTGAAGGACATCAGTCCAGCGCCTGAACCCGCACCAGTACCTCTTAAAGATATCGTTAAG GAGAAGAAGGTGGTGGAGGAGAGGGTGCATAAGACTGGTGAGAGGGACGACTCATTACCCCCTGAGTATCGACCCACAGAGGCAGATATCAAG GCTGCAGCAGAAGCCAAAGCCAAAGCAGCATCTGCAGCTAAGCAg AACTCACTGGATGACGCCCAAGCCCTTGACCTTCTGTCCGGTGACTTTGTTTCCGGTCCCGTGACTCCACCCACCGTTCAGTGTCAGGCTTCTCCTGTAAAGACATCCTCCAGCCAGAAG GAGTCAGGTCCAGTTTTGGATAAATTGGCAGCCACACTGCTCCCAGAAGATTTCCCTCACACCAAACCAAGTGACAGCAAACCAAAG AAAcccgcagcagcagcagcagcagcagcagcagtccCGGAAACCCTCCCAGGCAAGCCGAGCAGAGACGTAGTGTCCTCATCCCCTGCAAAGAAAGGCGGGAAGAGCTAG
- the cast gene encoding calpastatin isoform X6 codes for MGQFISWLRGTQESSGLEDVTIEEQSQPKQPTSTPSVPASTVKPAQYEKEATSSVSAGVAAKPATTTASAVKTTASTHSTSTESTKAASSVTNVGASTGAKVSGGVTTTTGASKATTTAGSSKVTTQSTTVSSSKPEPSKVTSTVTKPTATTVVSASTGQKVKSEVSAKASTTAPDVDPFDTLAGTLPSANPPKSPQFTGPEVTEPNLTSVVAPRCGDRDDTLPPGYRLKDMEKKMPAAQPEKPKEVSKPLTLDEAVDSLSAGFVSSSKPEIKHETVAAVQTQKSHAPAPPSQKKQDVSVPASLSPAPPADKKPKIEKPTTAAAQDVKPKSEEKKVSVDKPQQVPKADSMSLDALDALGDMLPEAKPVPESPKLRPDQIVDEKKLVSEKGVRVGERDDTLPPEYRFKEDKDKKPAPPPKQPSMDTTQALDLLSGDFTDATVAPAVHTPVPPKAQAKKPQLEDLSALDALEGDFVAPTQAKKVSSGVLPVPTPATKSTTSPSNQADSGMSLEALDALGETLPEAKPVPESPKLRPDQIVKEANLTSEKGVRVGERDDTLPPDYRFPKDDKKTQPPPPKKEPSLDPADALDILSGDFSCSAAAAPVVQTSVSKSTPRTDSSADFALEELAGDFVAPTSASKVCSSAASAPTSTDKQPDSGMSLEALDALGETLPEAKQVPESPKLRPDQIVKEANVTSEKGVFVGERDDTLPPDYRFPKDDNKTQPPPPKKEPSLDPADALDILSGDFSCSVAAPVVQTPAQSSADFDLEELAGDFVAPKTASKVCSAASAPAVDRQLSEGTASAMDALSDTLKDISPAPEPAPVPLKDIVKEKKVVEERVHKTGERDDSLPPEYRPTEADIKAAAEAKAKAASAAKQNSLDDAQALDLLSGDFVSGPVTPPTVQCQASPVKTSSSQKKPAAAAAAAAAVPETLPGKPSRDVVSSSPAKKGGKS; via the exons ATGGGACAGTTTATTAGCTGGTTACGAGGAACACAGGAATCTTCAGGCCTGGAGGATGTCACCATAGAAGAACAG TCTCAGCCTAAACAGCCCACTTCCACCCCATCCGTGCCGGCTTCCACAGTGAAACCTGCACAATATGAG AAAGAGGCTACATCATCAGTCTCTGCCGGTGTGGCTGCAAAGCCCGCAACCACCACAGCCTCTGCAGTCAAAACTACTGCCAGTACCCATTCTACATCCACTGAATCTACTAAAGCTGCCAGCTCAGTGACCAATGTAGGAGCTTCTACAGGAGCTAAAGTTAGTGGAGGAGTAACCACCACAACTGGAGCTTCTAAAGCAACCACCACTGCAGGATCTTCTAAAGTGACAACACAG AGCACCACAGTTTCATCGTCCAAGCCGGAACCATCTAAGGTGACCTCTACAGTAACAAAGCCCACGGCTACCACTGTTGTTTCTGCATCCACTGGCCAAAAG GTGAAGTCAGAGGTTTCTGCCAAGGCCAGCACTACG GCGCCTGATGTAGATCCTTTTGACACCTTGGCTGGCACTTTGCCATCTGCAAACCCTCCAAAAAGTCCTCAGTTCACTGGGCCTGAAGTTACAGAG CCAAACCTAACCTCAGTAGTGGCACCACGTTGTGGAGACAGAGATGACACGCTTCCACCTGGATACAGGCTGAAAGACATG GAAAAGAAGATGCCTGCTGCACAACCTGAGAAGCCTAAGGAAGTTTCCAAG CCCCTAACATTGGATGAAGCTGTGGATTCACTCTCTGCTGGATTTGTATCATCATCCAAACCAGAAATA aaacatgAAACTGTGGCTGCTGTTCAAACCCAGAAAAGCCATGCCCCTGCTCCTCCATCTCAGAAA AAACAAGATGTTTCAGTACCTGCAAGTCTTtctcctgctcctcctgctGACAAGAAACCAAAGATAGAGAAG CCCACAACTGCAGCCGCTCAGGATGTCAAACCCAAGAGTGAG gaaaaaaaggtttctgtGGATAAGCCACAGCAAGTCCCCAAG GCGGACTCCATGTCTCTGGATGCTCTCGATGCCCTAGGTGACATGTTACCTGAAGCGAAACCAGTTCCCGAGTCCCCAAAACTGAGACCAGACCAAATTGTTGAT GAGAAGAAGCTGGTGTCAGAGAAAGGTGTGCGTGTGGGTGAGAGAGACGACACACTGCCACCGGAGTACAGGTTCAAGGAGGACAAGGACAAGAAGCCGGCTCCTCCACCAAAACAG CCCTCAATGGACACCACCCAAGCTCTGGATCTTCTGTCTGGTGATTTCACTGATGCCACTGTAGCTCCTGCTGTCCACACCCCTGTTCCTCCTAAAGCCCAAGCTAAGAAG CCCCAATTAGAGGATCTTTCAGCCCTTGATGCTTTGGAAGGGGATTTTGTGGCTCCTACTCAAGCCAAAAAG GTCTCTTCTGGAGTACTTCCTGTCCCAACACCAGCCACTAAAAGCACTACATCCCCCTCTAACCAG GCAGACTCAGGCATGTCTCTGGAGGCCCTCGATGCCCTCGGAGAAACACTTCCTGAAGCAAAACCAGTTCCCGAATCCCCAAAACTTAGACCTGATCAAATTGTTAAA GAGGCTAATCTAACCTCGGAGAAAGGTGTACGTGTGGGTGAAAGAGACGACACACTCCCTCCGGATTACAGATTCCCGAAGGACGACAAGAAAACACAGCCTCCACCCCCAAAGAAAGAG CCCTCACTGGACCCTGCTGATGCTCTGGATATTCTTTCCGGAGATTTCTCCtgctcagcagcagcagcacctgTAGTCCAGACCTCTGTTTCTAAATCGACTCCTCGAACAGAT aGCTCAGCAGACTTTGCTCTCGAGGAACTTGCTGGTGATTTTGTGGCTCCTACTAGTGCATCCAAAGTCTGTTCTTCTGCTGCTTCTGCTCCCACTTCAACTGACAAACAG CCTGACTCAGGCATGTCTCTGGAGGCCCTTGACGCTCTTGGAGAAACACTTCCCGAAGCAAAACAGGTTCCCGAGTCCCCAAAACTCAGACCTGATCAAATTGTCAAA GAGGCTAATGTAACCTCGGAGAAAGGTGTATTTGTGGGTGAGAGAGACGACACACTTCCTCCGGATTACAGATTCCCGAAGGACGACAACAAAACACAGCCTCCACCCCCAAAGAAAGAG CCCTCACTGGACCCTGCTGATGCTCTGGATATTCTTTCCGGAGATTTCTCCTGCTCGGTGGCGGCACCAGTAGTCCAAACTCCTGCTCAGAGCTCAGCAGATTTTGATCTCGAAGAACTTGCGGGTGATTTTGTGGCTCCCAAGACTGCATCTaaagtctgttctgctgctTCTGCTCCTGCTGTGGACAGACAG CTGTCAGAAGGCACCGCATCGGCAATGGACGCGCTCTCAGATACTCTGAAGGACATCAGTCCAGCGCCTGAACCCGCACCAGTACCTCTTAAAGATATCGTTAAG GAGAAGAAGGTGGTGGAGGAGAGGGTGCATAAGACTGGTGAGAGGGACGACTCATTACCCCCTGAGTATCGACCCACAGAGGCAGATATCAAG GCTGCAGCAGAAGCCAAAGCCAAAGCAGCATCTGCAGCTAAGCAg AACTCACTGGATGACGCCCAAGCCCTTGACCTTCTGTCCGGTGACTTTGTTTCCGGTCCCGTGACTCCACCCACCGTTCAGTGTCAGGCTTCTCCTGTAAAGACATCCTCCAGCCAGAAG AAAcccgcagcagcagcagcagcagcagcagcagtccCGGAAACCCTCCCAGGCAAGCCGAGCAGAGACGTAGTGTCCTCATCCCCTGCAAAGAAAGGCGGGAAGAGCTAG